From one Microlunatus sp. Gsoil 973 genomic stretch:
- a CDS encoding TadE family protein has product MGGSERGLTNSLQFAVIVPALMLATFGLIQAGLWLHARNVAAEAVTAAADVARDYDGDADAARRAANRIAATGGLTDVHLTVSKAPTSVSVTMVARPPVIFDLGLGRISESATAPLERVTTP; this is encoded by the coding sequence ATGGGCGGATCAGAACGCGGACTGACCAACAGCCTGCAGTTTGCGGTGATCGTCCCTGCCCTGATGTTGGCGACCTTCGGGCTGATCCAGGCCGGCCTCTGGCTGCACGCACGAAACGTCGCAGCCGAGGCTGTCACCGCTGCCGCGGACGTGGCCCGCGACTACGACGGAGACGCGGACGCCGCCCGCCGGGCCGCGAACAGAATCGCTGCAACCGGAGGGCTGACCGATGTGCATCTGACCGTCAGCAAAGCCCCGACCTCGGTGTCGGTGACCATGGTCGCCCGACCGCCGGTCATCTTCGACCTCGGACTCGGCCGGATCAGCGAGTCGGCAACCGCTCCCCTGGAACGGGTGACAACACCATGA
- a CDS encoding TadE family protein codes for MSGRTIAGISAVRSAARRTHGRGLAPATELVIIFPALIVLLGVIVGGSRIWFARSVVTDAAYSGARAASLERTTRTADSAARTATAQRMAMRGITCLQTSVDLDLSGFDKPIGTPASVTERIRCRVAIGEVLVPGLPGSMMITVRGSSPIDSYRER; via the coding sequence ATGAGCGGCAGGACGATCGCCGGCATCTCTGCAGTGCGTAGCGCCGCCCGCCGAACCCACGGCCGCGGGCTGGCTCCGGCGACCGAACTGGTGATCATCTTCCCGGCTCTGATCGTGCTCCTGGGTGTGATCGTCGGCGGCTCACGCATCTGGTTCGCGCGCTCGGTGGTCACCGATGCGGCCTACTCCGGCGCCCGTGCGGCATCGCTCGAACGCACCACCCGGACCGCCGATTCCGCCGCCCGAACAGCGACCGCCCAACGGATGGCGATGCGCGGCATCACCTGTCTGCAGACTTCGGTTGATCTTGACCTGAGCGGCTTCGACAAGCCGATCGGAACGCCGGCATCGGTCACCGAGAGGATCCGTTGCCGCGTCGCGATCGGTGAAGTCCTGGTGCCCGGCCTGCCCGGCAGCATGATGATCACTGTCCGGGGATCATCGCCGATCGACAGCTACCGGGAGCGTTGA
- a CDS encoding pilus assembly protein TadG-related protein translates to MKAVPTAQRDRGQAVSIMVLGFIAALIMVAGLVVDGGQKAAAMNRAETLASGAARAAANAGASGTLGADGAHTLATEEARRAAKSYLAAAAVDGASVQSSVRVDGTEVIVHTDIRVRTIFLSLVRINTLRAAGDATARVVPG, encoded by the coding sequence ATGAAAGCTGTGCCGACGGCTCAACGGGACCGCGGTCAGGCGGTGAGCATCATGGTGCTCGGCTTCATCGCCGCGTTGATCATGGTCGCCGGCCTGGTGGTCGACGGCGGCCAGAAGGCCGCAGCGATGAACCGGGCCGAAACGCTGGCCTCCGGAGCCGCCCGCGCGGCGGCCAACGCCGGCGCGAGCGGGACGCTCGGCGCCGACGGCGCCCACACCCTGGCGACCGAAGAGGCCCGGCGGGCAGCGAAGAGTTACCTGGCTGCCGCCGCGGTGGACGGCGCATCGGTGCAGAGCAGTGTGCGTGTCGATGGCACCGAGGTGATCGTGCACACCGACATCCGGGTACGCACCATCTTCCTGTCCCTGGTCCGCATCAACACGCTCCGGGCGGCCGGAGACGCAACCGCGAGGGTGGTGCCCGGCTGA